In Musa acuminata AAA Group cultivar baxijiao chromosome BXJ3-9, Cavendish_Baxijiao_AAA, whole genome shotgun sequence, a single genomic region encodes these proteins:
- the LOC135648785 gene encoding protein OXIDATIVE STRESS 3 LIKE 1-like codes for MSIALEKRGDIGRSGLLQRPACFPIYEVPEAAARLAVAGDGGEDSCSSSSIGRNSDLSAGGSGSDGGEAEVQSRLKGPLETMDALEDSLPLRRGISKFYTGKSKSFTSFVDAKSSSSCKDLAKSENAYTRKRKNLLAFSVLSDKSSKLGNMEGRISKRPASSSRSMLSPILNSASSSSNSFSSEEDNVLGHLLPPPHHQGKYSGDATSATAVSLSTTPFGSSPMRSFSVTDLHGILRSSSIQIQTRDDHKKNQ; via the exons ATGTCGATCGCACTGGAGAAACGGGGCGACATTGGGCGGTCGGGGCTTCTCCAGCGGCCCGCCTGCTTCCCAATCTACGAGGTGCCAGAGGCGGCGGCAAGGCTTGCGGTGGCGGGGGACGGCGGCGAGGACTCCTGCAGCTCTTCGTCCATCGGGAGGAACAGCGACCTCTCCGCCGGTGGATCGGGGTCGGACGGCGGGGAGGCGGAGGTCCAGAGCAGGTTGAAGGGGCCACTAGAGACCATGGACGCCCTTGAGGACTCACTGCCCTTGAG GCGTGGCATCTCCAAGTTCTATACCGGCAAATCCAAATCTTTCACAAGCTTTGTGGATGCCAAATCATCTTCCTCTTGTAAGGATCTTGCAAAATCTGAAAATGCTTATACCCGCAAGCGCAAGAATCTTCTTGCCTTCAGTGTTCTATCAGATAAGTCTAGCAAGCTAGGAAACATGGAAGGGCGTATTTCAAAAAGACCTGCCAGTTCCAGCCGAAGCATGCTAAGCCCGATCCTAAACAGTGCCAGCTCCAGCAGCAACAGCTTCAGCAGTGAAGAGGATAATGTTCTGGGTCATCTTCTTCCTCCCCCTCACCATCAGGGCAAATATTCTGGCGATGCTACTTCAGCTACTGCTGTttctctttcaactactccattcggTTCCTCCCCGATGAGATCATTCTCAGTGACAGATCTCCACGGCATCCTTCGTTCGTCCTCGATTCAGATTCAGACAAGGGATGACCACAAAAAGAATCAGTAG